ATTGATCCTAAAAATGAGCATATACAGATCAAGGATTTTACCACAGAAATTCTTCCTACCGAAGCAAGATATCTTAAAGTAAAAGCCTACTACTTTGGGAAACTTCCAAAATCGCATCAGGGAAATGGTGGTGAAACCTATATCTTTATTGATGAAATTTCTGTACAATAAAACTATAATAGCCTCTTCATTTTTGAAGAGGCTATTTTATAATTTATTCAATATTTTAATTTATTCGTTCAGCCCATTGAAGAACTTCCGGAAGTTCCATATCTGAAAATTCAATATGGATTACTCTTCTTTTCTTTCCGTTGGTGGTTCTGTTTGAGCCATGCAAAATGAGAGGCTTCATCAGCATAACTCCACCTTTTTCCACATTGCAGATCTTTTCTGATTCTATTTTCCAATCTATGGTTTCCGGTCTGTATATTCCCTTGGAATGGGATTTTGGAACGACTTTTAAAGCTCCGTTATTTTCATCTGTATTATCTAAATGGATCCTGATGGTATAAATATTCTCTAAAATATTCAATGGAGGCTGAACAGCAAACTGATTTTGCTTTGTTGTCCAGGGTCCAAAATTGGAGAGTTCCAGTTTTTTATCTACAGAAATGGTCAGATCCTGATGATAGGCTACATACCAATTGGATGTTTCAGGTTTATCAAAATAGATGCTTTTTACAACAAAATATTTTTCTCCAAAGATTTCTGTAATGATTCGTTGGATGTTATCATTAAAGATGAGGTCCTTTATTTCCGGTATTTCCTTTAAAAACTGTCTTATTGCAAAAAGATCTTCAGATTTCCTGAAATTTTCCCATGAAGTATCTATACCATTCAAAACAGCTATTATTTTTTCTACTTCATCATCAGAAAAAACATTATCTATAATGGAAAAGCCATATTCAAGAATATGGCTTTTATAAGTTTCTAAGTTTTTTAAACTCATTGATATTTAAATTTTGTCTAATGGTTCCGTTAATTGTCCCTCCCACTTCGATACTGCAGAAGTAGCCAATGTATTTCCTAACACGTTAGTCATACTTCTTCCCATATCACAGAAATGGTCAATTGGCAGGATTAAAGCAATTCCTTCCGGTGGAATTCCGAACATGGAACAAGTTGCTACAATAATTACCAGTGAAGCTCTTGGAACTCCCGCAATTCCCTTAGAGGTAAGCATCAATACCAAAAGCATAGTGATCTGCTGTCCGATAGTCATTTCAATACCGTAGATCTGTGCAATGAAGATAGAAGCAAACGTCATATACATCATACTGCCATCCAGATTGAAAGAGTATCCTAAAGGTAAAATAAAAGACACTACTCTGCTGTTACACCCGAATTTTTCAAGCTCTTCCACCAATTTCGGGAATACAGCTTCTGAACTGGTTGTAGAGAAAGCAATCAATAATGGTTCTTTAATTCTTTTTAATAAGTCAAATAAACGGTTTCCTAAGATAAAGTATCCTACCAATAAAAGCACTAGCCAAAGTACGCCCAGCGCAAAGAAGAAGTCTCTTAGATAGATAGCATATACTTTAAATATTTCAAAACCATTGGTAGCCACTACAGCTGCAATAGCTCCCAATACCCCAAGCGGAGCAAACCACATGATATATCCTACCATTTTAAGGATCCCATGAGCCATAATATCGAAAAGCTTAACAACAGGCTTAGAATATTCTTCACCCAAATTAGCCAAAGCCACTCCAAACATAATAGCAAATACTACAATCTGTAATACTTCATTTGTAGCAAAGGCTTCAAATAAACTTTTAGGAATCATGTGCTTTACAAAGTCTTCCAGAGAAAAGCTCTTGCTGCTTTTAAGAAGTTCATCAGCAGAAGCAACATCCTGAATAGGTAATTTGGTAACGTGCCCCGGCTCCAGCCAGTTCACAAGTATCAATCCTATGAAAAGGGAAATCAAAGAAGCAGAAATGAACCAAAGCATTGCCTTTGTTCCTACTCTTCCAATCATTTTAATGTCGCTCATTTTAGCAATCCCCACTACCAAAGTAGTAAAAACCAAAGGCGCAATAATCATCTGTACCAATCTGATGAAAACAGTTCCAAGTAGTTTTATATTCTTGGAAAAAGGTTCTGCACTTTCAGGATACTGCACGTGTACAATTCCTCCAATCCCTACTCCCAGGATAAGCGCAATGATAATTGCTATAAAAAGTTTATTCTGTCCTTTCATATATATAGTTCAATTTGCGCAAATATAATGGTTTTTGAATTGGCAGTATATTTTATTCTAAACACGTTAAGGCCACATTAATTTTTTGAAACATAAAAATTAAATCACTGGTTCAGAAAATATTGTAAAAAATTTAAGAAACATTTATTGATTTTTTATTCTTTTGGTACAAATTTTATTATTACATTTGATTGTATAACAACATTAAAATAAATATACAATATGAAAAAAACTATCGCAATGGCTGCATTAGCTGTAGCTGTATCTTTCGGGGCAGTTTCTTGTAAAAAGAAAATTTCTGATGCTGATCTTCAGACCCAAGCTACAACTGTAGTAACTTCTAATCCCAATGCTTCTGTTGAAGTAAAAGAAGGTGTGGCTCACTTAAGCGGAACTTTCGCTGATCAACAATCTAAGGATGCAATGATTGCACAATTAAAGGCAATCACTGGAGTAAAGGATGTAATGGATATGTCTAAAGTAGAGGCAGCTCCTGTTGTTGCACCTGTAGAAACTAAATCTGCAGTAGATCCTGCTATCCAGAAAAAAGTTCAGGATGCTGTTAAAGATTTCCCTACCGTAAAAGTAGAAGTAGTAAATAACGAGCTTACTCTTACAGGAAATGTTTCTCAGGAACAAGCTAAAAAAATTAAGCAGTCTGTAGACGCTTTAAAAGTAGGTAAAGTAAAATATAACTACACTGTAAAATAATTAAATTAAGATGAGTACATTACAAGATAAATATTCAAGCGTAGTTGCAGCGGCTCAGTCTGCTGGAATTTCAAATCTTCAGGTTCAGGAGCAAGACGGAATTCTATATGTTTCCGGTGGTGCTTCCAATTCTGCAGCTAAAGATGCTGTATGGAATGCTTTAGGAGCTATTGACTCTACGTATTCTGCTTCAGACATCAATATTGACGTACAGGTGGAAGGGCTTGCTTCAGGAGCTTCTTTAACTGTAGCTACAGAAGATTCTAACCTAAACATCAGACAGGAGCCTTCTACAGAAGCTGCTGTTGTAGGTAAAGCTGCAAAAGGTTCTTCAGTAACTTTAATTGAACAAACTTCTGATGACTGGTGGAAAGTAAAAAATGCTGACGGGCAGGAAGGATATGCTTATTCAAGATATTTGAAAGCATAATTTCATAAAAAAATAATTTTTGAAATATTTTAAAAAGACATCTCCTCATGGAGATGTTTTTTTTTATTTTTACCGCCTTGAAAAGAACTCAATGAAGAAAATTATTCTGCTACTGATCTTGATATTCAATGTCCTGATTCTTCATGCTCAGAAATTGTATATTGACGGAAAAGTATCTGATACTGAAAAGAAACCTCTGGAAAATGTCACGATATATCTTTTAAAACAAAAAGATTCCTCCATTGTCAACTACACTGCTACGAATAAAGAAGGTAAATTTTCTTTGAAGATTGATGAAGTAAAAGAGCCATCTATCCTAAAAATTGATGCTGAAAAATTATCATATTCAAAAGCATTCGAAAAAATAGAACAATCATTATCCCTTGGAGATATAGAACTTAGCAAAAAGGAAGTGATTACGATTGATGAGGTAAAAATCACTGTTTCTCCCGTAAAGGTAAAGAATGACACTATAGAATTCAATGCAGCAGCCATTAAGGTACGTCCTGACAGTAAAATTGAGGAACTTTTGAAGCAAATTCCCGGGGTAGAAATTGGCAATGATGGAAAAATTACAGCCAACGGAAAAGAAGTGGATCAGATCATGGTTAATGGAAAACCTTTTTTTGATAAGGATGGTAAAATTGCCCTGCAAAACCTACCTGCCGACATTATTAAGAATATCCAGTTTACTACCACCAAAACAAAGGAGGAAGAACTGAGCGGAAAACCTCCAAAATCTCAAAATACAACCATTAATTTCAATATTGATGAAAAGAAAAACAAAGGTCTTCTTTCAAGATTGACGCTGGGCTACGGATCAGATAAACGGTATGAGGGAAGCGGATTGCTAAGTTATTTTAAAGGAGATTCCAAGATCAGTCTTTTGGCTTCCTCTAATAATATTAATTCGAAAAGTATTTCTGCGGATGATGTGTTTGATAATATGGGACGTGGCAGAGGTTCGGGAACGCAAAACAGCAGTAGTGGTATTCAAAAATCTACCACCATTGGCCTTAATTATAATGACAAACTTGGAAATGATGCAGATCTTGATAACCTCAGCCTAAAATATTCAAAGTCTGAGATGGAAACCCGTTCCAAGGTTTCAAGAACTACACTTCTTCCGGATTATACGCTAAAAACCAATTCTGAAAGTAACGGTGATAATGAATCGAAACAATATAGCTTTGAAACTTCAGCGAGAATAAAGCTGGATTCGATGACCAACATTTATATAATGCCTTCTTTTTCAAAGTCTGAGAACTTCAGCTTGAGCAGATCAACTTCATCTACTTTAAGAGACGAGAAACTTCTGAATGAAAGCACGTCTTCCACCCAGACCAACGGAGAAAGCAATACATTCGCACCCAATATTTATTTTACCAAAAACCTGAAGAAAAAAGGGCGATCAATATCTGCCAACATCAACACTTCAATTTCTGAGACAAAAAATGACAATATCAATCAGTCCCAAAATATATTTTACAAGGAATCTGATATTACCACAGACAACAGAAATCAACTGCAAAGAACAAGGGGACAGAGCAATAATTATACTTTCACTACCGTATATACAGAGCCTATTTCAGATTCTGCAACGGTAAGCTTTGGATTACAATATAACTCAAAATTGTCCCTTGATGTAAGGGATTTTAGTGATTTTGACCCTGCCACCGGACAATATTCTCAATATAACACACGTCTTTCCAACAGTATGGATCAAAAGATCAATCAGTTTTCTCCGGAACTTTCTTTTTTCCTCTACAAAAAGAAATTCAACGCCTGGAGTACTGTTAATTTTGATATTTCAGATATGAAAGTAAACTCTGTATTCAATGGACAGCTATATGATCTTCAGAAAAATTTTTTCCTGCCCAGATATACGGTTAATTTTCAGTACGTTTTTTCTGACCGCAAGAGGTTAACCTTAATGAATTCTTCTAACTTTAATATTCCTGATGCAGAAAAATTAATTCCTTATAAGGATGAATCTGATCCATTAATTACCTATACCGGAAATCCTGATCTAAAAAACACATGGACAAACAGCAGCAATATTTCCTTTAGCAGCTTTAATATTGTAAATAATTTCAACTATTATATCAATGCAGGGTTTACCTATAGAAATAATGATATTACACAATATTCTCAATATGACAGCTCCGGAAAACAGATTGTAACCTACAGCAATATAAGCGGGAATAAAAACTTCAATGTAAGCTCAGGCTTAACCAAGACTTTTAAATGGAAAGACAATAAATTAAGCATTAATCCAAGATTCAGTATGAGTTATACTTATAACAACGGCTTTATCAATGGACAGCTATTTAAAAGTAATTCATACAGCTTCAATCCGGGACTGAATCTGAGCTATGAGATTAAGGATAAACTTACCATAAAACCCTCCTATAAACTGGGATACAGCCTTTCAAACTACTCCAATTACAGGGTAGACAAGGTGAATACAGCCAATCAGTCATTAAAACTGGAACTTACCAATTACCTGTTTCAAAGCAGACTTATCTTTGGGAATGACTTTGAATACAATACCAATTCTAATATTGCCCCTGGATTCAAAAAGGATTTTTACTTCTGGAATACCAGCTTGGGATATTCATTCTACAATAAGCAGTTTATCGCTAAAGTAAAGGTTTATGACGTATTAAATCAAAATCAAAGCGTAAGAAGAACCATTACGGATTCTTATTTTGAAGACCGCGAAGACTTAATTCTAAAGCGATACATTATGTTTTCTCTTAGTATGAAGCTTAATAAGTTTGCGGGCAAAAAACCGAAGAAAAAATAAACATCGCACCTATATATTTTAAAATCACAAAAGTTTGTGAACACCTAAGCTATTTTTAAGTTACTACTAACTGTTTGAGAAGTGTCCTTAAGATTTTACTGATATCAATAGTAAAAAAATAAAGCAAATTCATTTTTAAGAGAGATTCTGATTATAAAATACAATAACAGTCTTTTTTTATTTTTAAATTAGCCTCAAATTTTACTTATGAAGATTCATCTTTCAATTTTACTTATTCTCTTTTTCATTCTTGGAAAGACTCAGAACACTGAACAAAAAGATAGTTTTGTTAAAGACAATTTCACCAAGAAAGAATTTTATATTCCCATGCGTGACGGAATTAAGCTTTTCACTGCAGTGTATATTCCAAAGGACATTTCCAATAAAAACAAATATCCGTTCCTGATGCAGAGAACCTGCTACAGCATTGCTCCTTATGGTGAAAACGAATATAAGACGAAAGTTGGACCTAATTCCTTTTTGATGAAAGACAAGTACATTTTTGTATATCAGGATGTGCGTGGAAGATATATGAGTGAGGGAACTTTTACCAATATGACTCCGCAGGTGGAGCATAAGACAAAAAAGGACGTGGATGAAAGTACGGATACTTACGATACCATAGAATGGCTTTTGAAAAACGTTAAAGATAACAATGGCAAAGCAGGACAATTTGGAACTTCTTATCCCGGGTTTTATACTGCTGTAGGAACATTGGCACAACATCCGGCTTTGGTAGCCTCTTCTCCTCAGGCTCCAATTTCAGATTTCTGGAATGATGATTTTCTTCACAACGGAAGATTTATGTTGGGATATTTCAGAACATTTCCTGTTTTTGGAGTTCAGAAAACAAAGCCCGAGCAAAAAGCATGGTATATGGATTCTTTCATTAAACAAACTTCTGAGGACGGTCTGAAATTCTACAGAGAAATGGGTACCCTGAAAGATGCCTATGAGAAATATTATAAGAATAATTTCTTCATGACAGAAATTATGAATCATACCAACTATGATGAATTCTGGCAAAAAAGAGGTCTTCTTCCTCATCTTAAAAATATTAACCACGCAGTAATGACTGTTGGAGGATGGTTTGATGCAGAAGATCTATCCGGACCTTTAAATATTTACAAAACAATAGAAAAAACAAGCCCTAAAGCTAAAAACACTATTGTAATGGGACCTTTCTCGCATGGTGGATGGTCTCAGGAGCAAGGCAAGCATTTCCATAGTGAAACTTATTTCGGAGACAGCATTGCAACGTATTACCAGAAAAATATTGAAACAAAATTCTTTAATCACTACTTGAAAGGAAATACCAAGGAAGATGCTGGACTTCCTGAAGCTTTAATGTATGATACAGGAGCTAAGGAATGGAAAGAATTTACGTCTTATCCACCTAAAAATGCACAGAAAGTGAATTTTTATTTATCAGATAAAACTCTAAAAAAGACTTCGGGACAAGGCTATTCTGAGTATTATAGCGATCCTAACAATCCTGTATTAAGCTCTGATCATTTAAAAGATTTCAATGGCTTTACTCCAAAAAATTACATGTCGGAGGACCAAAGATTTGCTGTGGGAAGACCGGATGTACTGACGTTCACAACAGATGTACTGACAGATGATATTGCTTTTGCGGGAGAGATTTTGGCTAAACTTAATATTTCCTCATCATCTACCGATGCTGACTTTGCGGTAAAACTAATAGACGTTTATCCCGAAGATTTCAAACCTGCGGAAAAGAAAGACGGTGTGATCTATGGAAATTATCACCAAATGGTAAGAAGTGAAATCATGCCTGCAAGGTTCAGAAATTCTAAAGAAAAAGGAGAAGCTTTAGTTCCTAATCAAAAAACAGCAGTGAATTTCAGGCTTCAGGATGTTGTTCACACATTTAAAAAAGGGCATAAAATCCAAATCCAGATCAGCAGTACGTGGTTTCCGCTTTTTGCTATCAACCCACAGAAATTCTTGGATAATCCAAACTTTGCATCGAAAGAGGATTACACTAAGGCATTTATTAAAATATATGATGACAGTTCCATTGAGGCTGAAATTTTAAAATAAACTGAAAAAGCTGTTCGTTTGAACAGCTTTTTATATTCTTAGGTTTTGGCTAAATCCCACTTCTACGGATAGACAAACTGAGCACAGACCTTTAATAAAAATCTAATTTCTAATACTATTCTTCTTCAATTGTTCTGAAAGTAAGATTCACTCTTGGAGTTTTTACTTTTGTTGTGGGCGGAAGCCTGTGAAGCCAATGATCCTGGGTAGCTCCTTTCATGATTAATAAACTTCCGGTTTCAAGGAATATTTCTACTTTCTCCTTTGTACTTTTATGTTTAAATAAAAACTTCCTCTCTGCTCCAAAAGTTAAGGAAGCAATGGCACCATGTTTTTTCAGATCCGTTTCACCATCGCTGTGATAGGCCATGCCCTCACTTCCATCATGGTATAAATTAAGCAGGCAGGAGTTGTATGTTTCTCCGGAAACCTCCTCACACTTCTGTTTTAGTTTCAAAAGTTCAGGAGTCCAGAATTTAGCATATTTTGTTCTGTTTGAATACGTATATTCAAATGCTTTTTCCCCAAACCACGCTACTTTACGTTTGGTTAGAATTAGTTTTCCGAAGATCACTGCCTCATCATTTTCCCAGGGAATTTGATTGAACAGATAATCATAATACCCATCAGATTCTTCTTTTGTGAAAACCTTTCCATAATAATGAACAGTGCCGTCATGTGGAAGAAGACTTAAGGGATAATCTGGTGTTTCATCAAACAAGCTTAGCATAATACTTTGTTTTGTGAGGTGTAATAATTTCTAAACACAAATTTCACTAATATTTTCACAAATAGCACAATAGCTGTTACTTAAAATTTTTGTGATCAATTTAAGAATAGATTTGTGAGCTTTCCCAGCCTACAATCAACTGTTTCCTATCACTTCCCCATCGGTAACCACCAAGATGGCCCGTAGATTGAATCACACGGTGACACGGAATAAGAAATGCTACCGGATTGCTTCCTATGGCCGTTCCTACAGCTCTGGATGCTTTAGAATTTCCTATTTTTTCAGCAAGGCTACCATAAGTAGATAATTTCCCCATGGGAATTGTCAATAGACTTTCCCAGACTTTAAGCTGAAAATCGGTACCCTTTAAGTGAAGTTTGATAGTATTGAGCTTGGTCCAGTCTTTATCGAATATGGACAATGCATTTTTTTGAAGAGTGTCCTGTTTTTCAAAAAAAGAAGCATTAGGAAATTTATGCTTTAAATTCCCTAATGCTGATTCTTTGTCATTTTCAAAAGCCATATGGCAAATCCCTTTTTCTGTAGATGCTACCAATATGTTTCCAAAAGGACTTTCGGAAAAGCTATAATTAATGGCAAGGTTTTTTCCTCCATTCTTATATTCTGCCGGAGACATTCCTTCTATTTTCACAAACAGATCATGAAGTCTGCTTGTACTGGAAAGTCCCGTTTCATAAGCGGTATCAAAAATACTTGCTTTTTCTTCCTTTAATAAATTTTTAGCATGTTCAAGGCTGATGAACTGCAAAAATTTCTTCGGACTTGTTCCTGCCCAATCTGTAAATATCTTCTGAAAATGGGCCGGACTCAAGTGAATATTCTCTGCCACTTCCTCCAAATTTGGCTGAAGCCTGAAATTGCTCTGGATATACTCTATCGCTTTGGCAATTCTATTATAATCTATCTGACTTTGTGTGGACATTTTACTTTGTTTTTACCTCACAAATTTCCAAAGAATATACGGCAGAAAAAATCCGATTCTTGCGGAATATTAGTTGTTGTTATAAATATCGTTATAAGCAAGCATTTTGTAATATAACTTCGCTGATAAGAAAGCGGTTGGCTTAGCCATTGGAGAATCCATTAATTCTACAATATCGAATGCCACTACATTACATTTTTCAAATACTCTTCTTAATAATTCCAACGTTGGGTACCACTGTAATCCACCTGGCTCAGGAGTTCCTGTAGAAGGTGCAATGGAAGGATCGAAAGCATCAAGGTCAATCGTAATATATACGTTTCCTGAAACTTTTTCTAATACATCATTGATCCAGTTTTCGTTGTTAGCAATTTCGTGAGCAAAGAATACTCTTCCTTCCGGTAGATATTGAGCTTCTTCTGCATCCATAGAACGGATTCCCACCTGAACCAGGTTATGCTTTTGATTTGCTTCAAATACTGCACAAGCATGGTTAGAAGTTGAACCGTGGAACTCAGGACGTAGATCTGTATGAGCGTCTAATTGAAGAACCGTTAAATTCTCAAATTTCTCACCTACCGCACGGATAGAACCAATAGAAACAGAGTGCTCACCACCGAAAAGAGTAAATATTTTTCCCTCATTGTTCAAAAGCTCTTTTGTTTTTTGGTAAACAGCTTCAGTCATTGCCTCAGGGCTAGAGTTTTCACTCACTTCACCAGCCAGGTATACTCCCTGCAAAAATGGTTCAGTACCTGTTTCAATATCATAAAGCTCCATATTTTCAGAAGCGTTTAAGAATAATTCTGGACCTTTATCTGCTCCTTTTCCCCATGTTGAAGTTCCATCATAAGGAACTGTTACCAACATTACCTTCGAATTCTCTAACGTTGCGTTTTCTTCGGGAATTCCTGCGTATGTTCTCATGCTTTATTTAAAAATTTTAATGTTGTAAAGATTGAAATATTAACCGCAAAGATACAAAGAAAGTTATGAGTTTTGAGAATGTCTAATTTACAATTTACTAATATCAAATTAAAATTCAAGACTATAAATCTGATGGATGAAGTCCTAATATCTTACGTCTTGTCTCTTTCAACTTTAAAATCAAATAACTATTTTTACAAAAAACTTTATATATGTCTTTAAAAGCTGTTCTTTTCGATATGGATGGGGTGATTGTAGACACAGAACCCTTGCATAGAAAAGCTTACTTCAAAACGTTTGATGAATTGGAAATTGCAGTTTCCGAAGATTTATACACTTCTTTTACCGGTGCTTCTACCAAAAGGGTCTGTGAAGCATTAATCAGTAAATATGACTTGAGCCATACTCACGAAGCCATTGCCGGAATCAAAAGATCTCACTTCAAGGATTATTTTTACAATGATGATGAGTTTGATTTAATTCCCGGGGTTAGAAAACTGATTGAGCATTATCATGAAAATGGAATCAAGCTTATTTTAGCTTCTTCTGCAACCATGACAACAATCAATATGGTTTTTGATAAATTCGGACTTGAAAAATATTTCAGTGGGAAGATCAGTGGTGCCGATTTAAAGGAATCCAAACCTCATCCCGAAGTATTTTTACTGGCAGCTGAAATGGCAGAAGAACCTGTAGAAAACTGTATGGTTATTGAAGATTCCACCAATGGAATTCTTGCAGCACATAGAGCAAAAATCTTCTGTGCGGCCTATAGAAGTCCACATTCAAAAAATCAGGACTATACATTGGCAGATACTGTTATTTCAGATTATGAAGAACTTGAACTCGATAAGATTTCTAAATACTTTTAAAATAAAAGAAGCTCTCAAATTTGAGAGCTTCTTTTTTATATCTGTTTGTCCTTTAATTAGGTAAAAGCAAAATTATTGCATTGCTTTAACACTTCAAAACGACTGTCTAAGATCTTATTTGTACCCTAAAAGTTTCAATATATCTTCTGGCTCCTGTTTTTCACGGAAGACTTCATAGTGTAATTCACCATTCTCATCTTTCTGGATCAGGACATGTCTTGGCTGAGGCATCAGGCAGTGGTGTACTCCACCGTATCCTCCAATTGTTTCCTGATATGCTCCGGTATGGAAGAAACCAATATACAATGGCTTCGTATCACTGAAAACAGGTAAATAAATGGCATTGGTATGCTGCTCAGAGTTATAATAATCATCCGAATCACACGTTAATCCACCCAGGAATACTCTTTCATAAGTATCTTCCCAACGGTTTAGCGGAAGCATGATAAAGTGTCTTGAGATTGCCCAGGTATCAGGAAGTGTAGTCATGAAAGAAGAATCAATCATATTCCACTTTTCTCTGTCATTCTGACGTTTTTGGGAAATAATCTTATAAAGGTTAGCTCCACTTTCTCCAACTGTAAAACTTCCGAATTCAGTATAAATATTTGGTTCTTCTACTCCTTCTTCTTCACAGAATTTTTTGATTTGAGAAACAATTTCCTCTACCATATATTGGTAATCGTAATCAAAGTTCAATGAAGTTTTGATTGGGAAACCACCACCTATATTCAAAGAATCTACTTCTGGAGCAATTTTTTTCAAACGTGCATATACACGAAGACATTTGTACAATTCATTCCAGTAGTATGAAGTGTCTTTAATCCCCGTATTGATGAAGAAGTGAAGCATCTTCAGTCTTGCATTCGGGTGTTCAGCAATCTTCTGGCTGTAGTAAGGGATGATATCTTTGTATCCGATTCCCAGTCTTGAGGTATAAAATTCAAATTTTGGTTCCTCTTCAGATGCAATTCTGATTCCGATATTGAATGTAGAATCTATACTTTCCGTAAGCTTATCAAGTTCACGGTAATTATCCAAAATTGGAGTAATGTTTTCAAAACCGTTATTAATCATATCTGAAATTTTCATCAGATAATCATCCGTTTTGAATCCATTACAGATTACTTCAATGTTTTTATCTACCTTTTGTTTCTCATAAAGTGACTTCACAATATCCATGTCATAAGCAGAAGAAGTTTCTATCGAAATATCATTCTTCAAAGCCTCTTCCAATACAAAATTGAAATGACTGGATTTTGTACAGTAACAGTAGGTATAATTCTTTTTATATTCGGCTTTCTCAAAAGCTTCTTTAAACCAGCTTTTGGCTTTCTGAATATTTTGAGAAATTCTCGGCAAGTAGCTAATCTTTAGCGGAGTGCCAAATTGCTCAACAACGTCCATCAATGGAACATCGTGAAACAACAAATTGTTCTCAGAAACATTAAACTCCTCAGTAGGAAAATATAATGTCTGATCAATAAGTTCCGAGTACTTTATTTTCATTTCTAAACAAGTGAATTAAGAAATGCAAAATTGCTAAAAAAGTTTGATTTTTGGATGTTAAAATTATTATAATTTTAAATAAAACCTCAATATTGCCTCTTGCAGAAATTTATAGCTGATAATCAATAGGTAAACTTTTGAATATACTCCTCTCTTTTCATCTCTGAGATCCCCAAAACCTGCTGAATATATGCGTCTGTAGAACCATACTTTTTATCAATCTCCCCAAAAGCGGCATCAAGATACCTTTTTTCCACCCAACTTAATTTTTCCAGCACTTGTAAATCCATCTTTGGATATAGAAAATGCAGGGTATTGGCCAGCCGAAGCCTTTTCTCAACCAAATCTTTTCTAAAGTTGTTGGACAAGAGGTATTCGTTATAAATTGTTTCTTTATCAAACTTCAGTATTGTCAGGACTAGCGCCGTAACAATTCCTGTTC
This genomic interval from Chryseobacterium joostei contains the following:
- a CDS encoding type III PLP-dependent enzyme domain-containing protein, whose amino-acid sequence is MKIKYSELIDQTLYFPTEEFNVSENNLLFHDVPLMDVVEQFGTPLKISYLPRISQNIQKAKSWFKEAFEKAEYKKNYTYCYCTKSSHFNFVLEEALKNDISIETSSAYDMDIVKSLYEKQKVDKNIEVICNGFKTDDYLMKISDMINNGFENITPILDNYRELDKLTESIDSTFNIGIRIASEEEPKFEFYTSRLGIGYKDIIPYYSQKIAEHPNARLKMLHFFINTGIKDTSYYWNELYKCLRVYARLKKIAPEVDSLNIGGGFPIKTSLNFDYDYQYMVEEIVSQIKKFCEEEGVEEPNIYTEFGSFTVGESGANLYKIISQKRQNDREKWNMIDSSFMTTLPDTWAISRHFIMLPLNRWEDTYERVFLGGLTCDSDDYYNSEQHTNAIYLPVFSDTKPLYIGFFHTGAYQETIGGYGGVHHCLMPQPRHVLIQKDENGELHYEVFREKQEPEDILKLLGYK